The DNA window TTCCGCGCTGGCCCCGTGCCGCGTCCCCGCTCCACATGACCGAGTCCTCCACCCCGCTCCCCGATCCGTCCACCGCTCCGGTGCTCCGCCCGGCCCTGGGCAAGCGCGCGCTGCTGCTCGCGGACATGGTGCATCCCTTCGTGTACCGCGAGTCCTTTCCGCAGGGCGTGCCGGACGTGGACGTGGTGCTGGCGGCCGGGGACCTGCCCGGCACATACCTGGAGTTCGTGGCCAGCAAGCTGACCGTGCCGGTCGTGTACGTGCACGGCAACCACGCCAACGAGACGGTCGTGAACGAGGACGACCGCCGCGTGCCGCCGCGGGGCGTGATCGCCGCCCACCGGCGCGTGGTCGAGGAAGCGGGCCTGCGCATCGCGGGCTGGGGGGGCGCGCCCCGCTACCGGCACGGCGGACACGGCCAGTACACGGCCACCGAGGCGAAATGGGGCCTGGGCCTGCTGGCGCTGCGGGCGCGCCGCGGCGTGGACGTGCTGCTCACGCACGCGCCGCCGCTGGGGCCGCACGCCGGGCCGGACTTCGCGCACCGGGGCGACCCGGAGATCACGCGTTTCCTCGAGCGGCGCACGCCCAACGTACTGGTGCACGGGCACATCCACGAGTACGACGGCAAGAAGCTGGAGTACGTCGACGAGCACCTCGGCACCCGCGTGCTGAACGCCTACGGCTACCGCGTCGTGGACCTGTGACGGGCCGCTGCAAGCAGGTGGGCGCGGCGCCCTCCCACATGGCTTAAAGCTTGATGGACACGGCGCACATGGGCCGCGGCCGGCGCGGTGCCACACTGACGCCGTGGCAGCACCAGCCTCCGTTCACTGGCCCTCCGGTCCGGTGAGTGCGCGGCAGCTGTCGGAGGGGGAGACGCCCACCTCTTCACCAACGGGCGTGCGAGCGGGCTGACGTCGGCCTCAGGGGGGTTCAAGTCCTCCCGCCCGCCGGAACACGATATA is part of the Deinococcus metalli genome and encodes:
- a CDS encoding metallophosphoesterase: MTESSTPLPDPSTAPVLRPALGKRALLLADMVHPFVYRESFPQGVPDVDVVLAAGDLPGTYLEFVASKLTVPVVYVHGNHANETVVNEDDRRVPPRGVIAAHRRVVEEAGLRIAGWGGAPRYRHGGHGQYTATEAKWGLGLLALRARRGVDVLLTHAPPLGPHAGPDFAHRGDPEITRFLERRTPNVLVHGHIHEYDGKKLEYVDEHLGTRVLNAYGYRVVDL